In one Cloacibacillus porcorum genomic region, the following are encoded:
- a CDS encoding fumarate hydratase: protein MSKIYRIAAEAVTEKVCELALTANMYLPEEVKRALTEARAAEKMPLARSTYDEIIRNAELAAEKYMPICQDCGMAVLFIELGQDLHVEGGGLEDAINEGVRKAYRNGYLRKSVVSDPLIDRRNSGDNTPAVIHWRVVPGHALDITITPKGMGSENMSRIYMLKPADGVDGVIRAVVETVEQAGSNPCPPVVIGVGIGGNFETAPLAAKEALLKPYGERHAVSAYAQMEERILREVNRLGIGPAGIGGTVTALDAHIVIRPTHIAGMPVAVNLCCHALRHAHGRLEGRVEND from the coding sequence ATGTCGAAGATATACAGGATAGCGGCAGAGGCGGTGACGGAGAAGGTCTGTGAGCTTGCGCTCACCGCCAATATGTATCTGCCGGAGGAGGTAAAGCGGGCGCTTACCGAGGCCCGCGCGGCGGAGAAGATGCCGCTGGCCCGTTCGACCTATGATGAGATCATACGGAACGCGGAGCTTGCCGCCGAAAAATATATGCCGATCTGCCAGGACTGCGGCATGGCAGTTTTATTCATTGAGCTCGGGCAGGATCTCCACGTGGAGGGCGGCGGTCTTGAAGATGCGATAAACGAGGGTGTGCGCAAGGCCTACCGCAACGGTTATCTGCGCAAATCCGTCGTCTCCGATCCGCTCATCGACCGCAGGAACAGCGGCGACAACACGCCGGCGGTGATTCACTGGCGTGTCGTGCCGGGGCACGCTCTTGATATCACGATAACGCCAAAGGGTATGGGCAGCGAGAATATGAGCCGCATATATATGCTTAAGCCTGCGGACGGCGTCGACGGCGTGATAAGGGCCGTCGTGGAGACGGTGGAACAGGCTGGCTCGAATCCCTGTCCGCCGGTGGTGATCGGCGTCGGCATCGGCGGGAATTTTGAGACCGCGCCGCTTGCCGCGAAAGAGGCTCTGTTGAAGCCCTATGGCGAACGTCACGCGGTCTCCGCCTATGCGCAGATGGAGGAGCGCATACTGCGCGAGGTCAACCGCTTGGGTATCGGCCCCGCGGGTATCGGAGGCACGGTTACGGCGCTTGACGCGCATATCGTCATCCGTCCGACGCATATCGCGGGAATGCCGGTGGCGGTCAACCTC